From Acinonyx jubatus isolate Ajub_Pintada_27869175 chromosome F2, VMU_Ajub_asm_v1.0, whole genome shotgun sequence, the proteins below share one genomic window:
- the LOC106984787 gene encoding ferritin light chain-like, translating to MWMEQTQKRPSTSLDHPPTFLPVATFRAIFLSPGHPTSYLELSSLLPSTPSFHICQNCSTKGKGAINPLVSKHLHASHTYLSQASISTTTGQLWIVWASSLGPEEKHKHAGSLWKILVQYRLHALFQDMQKPSQDEWRNTLDTMETSLVLENNPKQALLVLYALGCAPADPHLYDFLSNRVLEEQVKLIKKMDNPLTNLCKLAGPQPGLGERLL from the coding sequence ATGTGGATGGAACAGACCCAGAAACGCCCTTCTACCAGCCTGGACCACCCTCCAACTTTTCTCCCAGTTGCTACCTTCAGAGCCATCTTCTTGTCTCCGGGACATCCAACATCCTATCTTGAGCTTAGCTCCTTATTACCATCAACCCCAAGCTTTCACATTTGTCAGAATTGTTCCACCAAGGGGAAGGGTGCCATCAACCCTCTGGTTAGCAAGCACCTGCACGCCTCTCACACCTACCTGTCTCAGGCTTCTATTTCTACCACCACAGGGCAGCTCTGGATTGTGTGGGCCTCTTCTCTTGGCCCTGAGGAGAAGCACAAGCACGCTGGGAGTCTCTGGAAGATACTAGTCCAGTATAGGCTCCATGCCCTCTTCCAGGACATGCAGAAGCCATCCCAAGATGAGTGGCGTAACACCCTGGACACCATGGAAACTTCCCTGGTTCTGGAGAATAACCCAAAACAGGCTCTTTTGGTTCTGTATGCCTTGGGTTGTGCCCCCGCAGACCCCCATCTCTATGACTTCCTGTCGAACCGCGTCCTAGAGGAGCAGGTGAAACTCATCAAGAAGATGGACAATCCCCTGACTAACCTCTGCAAGCTGGCTGGCCCCCAGCCTGGGCTGGGCGAGCGGCTCCTTTAA